In Ensifer canadensis, a genomic segment contains:
- a CDS encoding RNA polymerase factor sigma-32, with protein sequence MRTLTADRRMIKIAMEAPYLEREEEHALATAWRNDHDQDARNKIAMSHMRLVISMAAKFRNFGLPMGDLVQEGHIGLLEAAARFEPSREVRFSTYATWWIRASMQDYVLRNWSIVRGGTSSAQKALFFNLRRLRARLAQGDRQLTSQAMHEEIAAALGVSIADVQTMDARLSGSDTSLQAPVGGADSDGGERLDFLASDAPLPDEQVSDMIDGERARIWLHDAMGALTEREMRIIRARRLSEEGATLEELGLDLGISKERVRQIETRALEKLRAALATKAPALTSVVH encoded by the coding sequence ATGAGGACTCTCACAGCAGACAGGCGCATGATCAAGATTGCGATGGAGGCGCCTTATCTCGAGCGTGAAGAAGAACACGCCCTGGCCACGGCCTGGCGAAACGATCACGATCAGGACGCCCGCAACAAGATCGCCATGTCGCATATGCGGCTGGTCATTTCCATGGCGGCAAAATTCCGCAATTTCGGCCTGCCGATGGGCGATCTCGTTCAGGAGGGGCATATAGGCCTGCTCGAAGCCGCCGCGCGCTTCGAGCCCAGCCGTGAAGTGCGCTTCTCGACCTACGCGACCTGGTGGATCCGTGCCTCGATGCAGGACTACGTTCTGCGCAATTGGTCGATCGTTCGTGGCGGCACCAGTTCGGCGCAGAAGGCGCTGTTCTTCAATCTTCGCCGGCTGCGCGCGCGGCTTGCCCAAGGCGATCGTCAGCTCACATCGCAGGCTATGCATGAGGAAATTGCCGCCGCACTCGGGGTCAGCATTGCCGACGTCCAGACCATGGATGCCCGCCTTTCCGGCAGCGACACCTCGCTGCAGGCACCGGTCGGTGGGGCGGATTCCGATGGGGGAGAGCGCCTCGACTTTCTCGCAAGCGACGCGCCGCTGCCTGACGAACAGGTGAGCGACATGATCGACGGCGAGCGTGCCCGCATCTGGCTGCACGACGCCATGGGTGCGCTGACCGAGCGCGAGATGCGGATCATCCGCGCACGACGTCTGTCAGAGGAAGGCGCAACGCTGGAGGAGCTCGGGCTCGACCTCGGCATCTCCAAGGAGCGGGTCCGCCAGATCGAGACGCGGGCGCTTGAAAAGCTCAGGGCGGCGCTGGCAACCAAGGCTCCGGCGCTGACATCGGTCGTGCACTGA